One stretch of Lysobacterales bacterium DNA includes these proteins:
- the icd gene encoding NADP-dependent isocitrate dehydrogenase has product MNIPADGAKITIKDGVLSVPPNPIIPFIEGDGTGADIWRASVRVFDAAVEKVYGGARKIHWMEVYAGEKANNQFGNWLPEATVQACRDYLVSIKGPLTTPIGGGIRSLNVALRQMLDLYVCLRPVRWFKGVPSPVKDPSQVDMVIFRENCEDIYAGIEFEHGSESNKKFMAMFKEAFPKEYGKIRFPETSGIGIKAVSKDGTERLVRAAIEYAIEFKRKSVTIVHKGNIMKFTEGAFRNWGYALADREFGDKVYTWDQWERTKAAKGEAEANAEQKAAVAAGRIVIKDAIADITLQQVLTRPNEFDVIATLNLNGDYLSDALAAQVGGIGIAPGGNINYVTGHAVFEATHGTAPKYANLDKVNPGSVILSGEMMLRYMGWVDAADAIIAAMDKAIANKTVTYDFARLMEGAKEVKCSEFADELIKAM; this is encoded by the coding sequence ATGAACATCCCCGCCGACGGCGCCAAGATCACGATCAAGGACGGCGTGCTCAGCGTGCCGCCGAACCCGATCATTCCGTTCATCGAGGGCGACGGTACCGGCGCCGACATCTGGCGCGCCTCGGTGCGCGTGTTCGATGCCGCGGTCGAGAAGGTCTACGGCGGCGCGCGCAAGATCCACTGGATGGAGGTGTACGCCGGCGAGAAGGCGAACAACCAGTTCGGCAACTGGCTGCCGGAAGCCACCGTGCAGGCCTGCCGCGACTATCTCGTTTCGATCAAGGGCCCGCTGACGACGCCGATCGGCGGCGGCATCCGCTCGCTCAACGTCGCGCTGCGCCAGATGCTGGATCTCTACGTCTGCCTGCGCCCGGTGCGCTGGTTCAAGGGCGTGCCGAGCCCGGTCAAGGACCCGAGCCAGGTCGACATGGTCATCTTCCGCGAGAACTGCGAAGACATCTATGCCGGCATCGAGTTCGAGCACGGCTCGGAATCGAACAAGAAGTTCATGGCGATGTTTAAGGAAGCGTTCCCGAAGGAATACGGCAAGATCCGCTTTCCGGAGACCTCGGGCATCGGCATCAAGGCGGTGTCCAAGGACGGCACCGAGCGACTGGTGCGCGCCGCGATCGAATACGCGATCGAGTTCAAGCGCAAGTCGGTCACCATCGTGCACAAGGGCAACATCATGAAGTTCACCGAGGGCGCGTTCCGCAACTGGGGCTACGCCCTGGCCGATCGCGAGTTCGGCGACAAGGTCTACACCTGGGACCAGTGGGAACGCACCAAGGCCGCGAAAGGTGAGGCCGAAGCCAACGCCGAGCAGAAGGCCGCGGTCGCCGCGGGCCGCATCGTGATCAAGGACGCGATCGCCGACATCACCCTGCAGCAGGTGCTGACGCGCCCGAACGAGTTCGACGTGATCGCGACCTTGAATCTCAATGGCGACTACCTGTCCGACGCGCTGGCCGCGCAGGTCGGCGGCATCGGCATCGCACCCGGCGGCAACATCAACTACGTCACCGGCCACGCCGTGTTCGAAGCGACGCACGGCACCGCGCCGAAGTACGCCAACCTCGACAAGGTCAACCCGGGCTCGGTGATCCTGTCCGGCGAAATGATGCTGCGCTACATGGGCTGGGTCGACGCCGCCGACGCCATCATCGCCGCGATGGACAAGGCCATTGCGAACAAGACCGTCACCTACGACTTCGCGCGATTGATGGAGGGCGCCAAGGAAGTGAAGTGCTCGGAGTTCGCCGACGAACTGATCAAGGCGATGTGA
- a CDS encoding ABC transporter ATP-binding protein, translated as MLEIEDLVVRRGERLVLDRLDWRVERGEWVGLIGANGTGKSTLFAAICGLAPLHAGRIRVCGQDLARELNRVRACCAVAIAPERLPDGLSVRQFIELVHASRALPAAALAQSLELAETLGLTPWIDACIGACSLGTRQKLGIVAGLAGRAPLWLLDESLNGLDPVAAYAFKQFLADQQARGDTAIVLATHGLELAERQLTRVSVLRDGRIGDDFTTARLDAIRIAPKPSVEAILVAAMR; from the coding sequence ATGCTTGAAATCGAGGATCTGGTGGTCCGGCGCGGCGAACGCCTTGTGCTCGATCGCCTGGACTGGCGCGTCGAACGCGGCGAATGGGTCGGCCTGATCGGCGCCAACGGCACCGGCAAGTCCACCCTGTTCGCGGCCATCTGCGGGCTGGCGCCGCTGCACGCTGGTCGCATTCGCGTCTGCGGGCAGGACCTGGCGAGGGAGTTGAACCGGGTGCGTGCCTGCTGCGCGGTCGCCATCGCGCCGGAGCGGCTGCCGGACGGGCTCTCGGTGCGCCAGTTCATCGAACTCGTGCACGCCTCGCGCGCCTTGCCCGCCGCGGCGCTCGCGCAATCGCTGGAACTGGCCGAAACACTCGGCCTCACGCCCTGGATCGATGCCTGCATCGGCGCCTGCTCGCTCGGCACGCGCCAGAAACTCGGCATCGTCGCCGGATTGGCCGGGCGTGCACCGCTGTGGCTGCTCGACGAGTCGCTGAACGGCCTCGACCCGGTCGCGGCCTACGCCTTCAAGCAGTTCCTTGCCGATCAGCAAGCGCGTGGCGACACCGCGATCGTGCTCGCGACGCACGGCCTCGAACTCGCCGAGCGCCAGCTCACCCGCGTCTCGGTGCTGCGCGACGGGCGCATCGGCGACGACTTCACCACCGCGCGCCTGGACGCGATCCGCATCGCCCCGAAGCCATCGGTCGAGGCGATCCTGGTCGCGGCGATGCGTTGA
- a CDS encoding sigma-70 family RNA polymerase sigma factor, which produces MSQITQWLHAASRGDGTALGRVFESLYPELRRIARARLDAGERTLTPTVLVHEVFLRLIGNQQLALNDRRHFLACAARAMRAVVIDNARRRSAGKRGGPEADLALDALPFEVSGVASGEHLLALDESLVRLDEINPRQREVVELRYFAGLDFAEISALLGCSERTAKREWERARAFLHAHMAD; this is translated from the coding sequence ATGAGCCAGATCACACAATGGCTACATGCGGCAAGTCGCGGTGATGGGACCGCACTCGGACGCGTGTTTGAGTCGCTGTATCCGGAACTGCGCCGCATCGCTCGAGCGCGACTGGATGCCGGCGAACGCACATTGACTCCGACCGTACTGGTGCATGAAGTGTTCCTGCGCCTGATCGGCAATCAACAGCTCGCGCTCAATGATCGGCGCCATTTCCTGGCCTGTGCGGCGCGCGCCATGCGCGCGGTCGTGATCGACAATGCGCGCCGACGCTCCGCCGGCAAGCGCGGTGGTCCGGAGGCGGATCTTGCGCTCGATGCCCTGCCGTTCGAGGTGTCCGGTGTCGCCTCAGGCGAACACCTGCTCGCCCTGGATGAGTCACTGGTTCGACTCGACGAGATCAACCCGCGCCAACGCGAAGTGGTCGAATTGCGCTACTTCGCAGGGCTCGATTTCGCTGAAATCAGTGCGCTGCTGGGCTGTTCCGAGCGCACGGCAAAGCGCGAGTGGGAACGTGCGCGGGCCTTCCTTCATGCACACATGGCCGACTGA
- a CDS encoding serine/threonine protein kinase, whose amino-acid sequence MSDISLWQQADAILDALLDLPAQARADRLAAWTLTPALHQRVVQLLAAHEREDGVLDTALPDAGSHSSSDALSGRRLGPWVLEAEIGRGGMSVVYCARHAQHPGRQAALKLVTLGALAGAGGARFQREQAILSRLSHPHIVPLFDAGITADGTPWLAMALVTGERIDHWCDTHDCDVRKRVRLLLDVCDAVSYAHQNLVVHRDLKPSNVLVDGSGQVRLLDFGIARLLDEDLESTSTAYRALTPGYAAPEQFAGASAATTMDVYGLGALLHAVLTGRAPPLATGAADSALRAPASQALRDNALMPPRRREDMARALRGDLDAVLGMAMAPEPARRYGSVAALTADLHAWLEGRPVIAHAAGRGYRLRKFLTRHRHGVAATVALSLALATGVTTTLWQSTRAARAAQHAQAEAQRAGAIKDFLLALFTSVDPEKAGGAVDVRAVFARGSRRLVDDTTLPSEVRVELLATLGMVQRSMGWYDDATASYDDAVSIAAATPALDPGRYAETLVGRAVLRQQRTDLDGASTDLIAALRLAPPTDSASGRNVRIQALYRQAIIDAQLAQPARALLRLDEADALARGAADLPLQTVINLTSARGSTLYELGRYEEALVSLRAALALQRQPGNSGNASIALTLSWLAATSAALNRTVEALGYDEQALAIARASYPPDHPEIAGALYSIADSLRQLGRYEDALRRTDEAIAIQSMLPERRTALCLSGLLRARVLLALGRYGEVLDEVSRQRSVIDSTQGAASTGALLLVEQEVAAALELDAAPALQAALDRAADRLAAMAPELAWHPISQNLRWRIAESERRRGHRGAASAMLEQMRERQRDSGLTDTTTLRLDTLALRLAAGLDADAAGRFGAALESAAVELADASPEARGDAWLALAEAAARAHDAAAHRRALQTAATLHARTPLPLALTSALAREAGRSDALSAAQLSKPFANSTDGPITKSQTPRP is encoded by the coding sequence ATGAGCGACATCAGCCTCTGGCAGCAAGCCGATGCAATCCTCGACGCGCTGCTCGACTTGCCAGCGCAGGCTCGCGCCGACAGGCTGGCAGCCTGGACTCTGACGCCAGCGCTGCACCAACGCGTTGTGCAGCTGCTCGCCGCACATGAGCGCGAGGATGGCGTGCTCGACACGGCACTGCCCGATGCCGGATCGCACAGCTCGTCCGATGCCCTCAGCGGTCGTCGGCTCGGTCCTTGGGTACTTGAGGCGGAAATCGGTCGCGGCGGCATGTCGGTGGTCTACTGCGCGCGCCACGCCCAACATCCCGGCCGCCAGGCAGCACTCAAGCTGGTGACCCTGGGTGCGCTGGCTGGCGCCGGTGGCGCACGCTTCCAGCGCGAACAGGCCATCCTGTCGCGCCTGAGCCACCCGCACATCGTGCCGCTGTTCGATGCCGGCATCACCGCCGACGGCACGCCATGGCTCGCGATGGCCTTGGTCACCGGCGAGCGCATCGACCACTGGTGCGACACACACGATTGCGATGTACGCAAGCGTGTACGCCTGCTGCTCGACGTGTGTGACGCGGTCTCGTATGCGCACCAGAACCTGGTCGTCCACCGCGACCTCAAACCCTCCAACGTCCTGGTCGACGGCAGCGGACAAGTGCGCCTGCTCGACTTCGGTATCGCACGTCTATTGGATGAGGACCTTGAGAGCACGTCCACCGCATATCGCGCGCTGACGCCGGGTTACGCCGCACCCGAGCAGTTTGCTGGCGCGTCGGCGGCGACCACGATGGACGTGTACGGGCTCGGCGCGCTGCTCCACGCTGTTCTCACTGGGCGCGCACCGCCCCTGGCTACCGGCGCCGCGGATTCGGCGCTGCGTGCCCCGGCATCACAGGCGCTGCGCGACAACGCGCTCATGCCGCCGCGCCGCCGCGAAGACATGGCGCGCGCTCTGCGCGGCGACCTCGACGCCGTTCTCGGCATGGCCATGGCGCCCGAGCCGGCGCGCCGGTATGGCAGCGTCGCGGCGTTGACTGCAGATCTCCACGCCTGGCTGGAGGGCCGCCCGGTCATCGCCCACGCGGCGGGCCGCGGCTATCGCCTGCGCAAGTTCCTGACCCGCCATCGCCATGGCGTGGCAGCGACCGTAGCGCTGTCGCTTGCGCTCGCCACAGGAGTGACCACGACGCTGTGGCAATCGACGCGGGCAGCGCGCGCGGCGCAGCACGCGCAAGCGGAGGCGCAGCGCGCCGGCGCCATCAAGGACTTCCTGCTGGCGCTGTTCACCTCCGTCGATCCGGAGAAGGCGGGCGGTGCGGTCGATGTGCGAGCGGTGTTCGCGCGCGGATCGCGGCGTCTGGTCGACGACACGACACTGCCATCGGAAGTGCGCGTCGAACTACTCGCCACGCTGGGCATGGTCCAGCGTTCCATGGGCTGGTATGACGATGCCACGGCAAGCTACGACGACGCTGTGTCGATCGCGGCAGCGACGCCCGCGCTGGACCCTGGCCGCTACGCGGAGACCTTGGTCGGTCGCGCCGTGCTGCGACAGCAACGCACCGACCTCGACGGCGCAAGTACCGACCTGATCGCAGCATTGCGCCTGGCGCCGCCAACCGATAGCGCGTCGGGACGAAACGTGCGCATTCAGGCGCTCTATCGGCAAGCGATCATCGACGCACAGCTCGCCCAGCCGGCGCGCGCGCTGCTGCGACTTGACGAGGCTGATGCTCTGGCACGCGGTGCCGCCGATCTGCCGCTGCAGACAGTGATCAATCTGACGAGCGCGCGCGGATCGACGTTGTACGAGCTCGGCCGCTACGAAGAAGCGCTGGTGTCGTTGCGTGCGGCGCTGGCGCTACAGCGCCAGCCTGGCAATTCCGGCAACGCATCAATCGCACTGACGCTGTCTTGGCTCGCCGCGACATCGGCGGCGCTGAATCGAACCGTGGAAGCACTGGGCTACGATGAACAGGCGCTGGCCATCGCGCGCGCTTCGTATCCCCCCGACCATCCCGAGATCGCCGGGGCGCTGTATTCGATCGCCGATTCGCTACGCCAGCTCGGGCGTTACGAGGACGCCTTGCGGCGCACCGACGAGGCCATTGCCATCCAGTCGATGCTGCCGGAACGGCGCACGGCCTTGTGTTTGAGCGGCTTGCTGCGCGCGCGCGTGCTGCTTGCCCTGGGGCGATACGGCGAAGTGCTTGATGAAGTCAGTCGCCAACGCAGCGTCATCGACTCCACCCAGGGCGCAGCCTCCACCGGGGCATTGCTGCTGGTCGAGCAGGAGGTCGCTGCCGCACTGGAACTGGACGCCGCGCCAGCGCTGCAAGCGGCTCTCGATCGCGCCGCAGACCGGCTCGCGGCGATGGCACCAGAACTCGCCTGGCATCCAATCAGCCAGAACCTGCGCTGGCGCATCGCGGAGTCCGAGCGGCGCCGCGGCCATCGCGGCGCGGCCAGTGCGATGCTCGAACAGATGCGCGAGCGCCAACGCGACTCGGGCCTGACCGACACCACGACACTGCGCCTGGACACGCTTGCGCTGCGGCTTGCTGCGGGGCTTGATGCCGACGCAGCCGGCCGATTCGGCGCTGCGCTTGAGTCCGCCGCCGTCGAGCTCGCGGACGCCTCACCCGAAGCCCGAGGCGACGCCTGGCTGGCACTCGCCGAGGCTGCGGCACGTGCGCATGATGCAGCGGCTCACCGGCGCGCACTGCAGACGGCGGCGACCCTGCATGCGCGCACGCCGTTGCCACTGGCGCTGACATCGGCGCTCGCGCGAGAGGCTGGTCGCAGCGATGCGTTGAGCGCGGCTCAGCTTTCGAAGCCGTTCGCAAACAGCACCGACGGCCCAATCACAAAGTCCCAGACGCCGCGGCCGTAG